One window from the genome of Carnobacteriaceae bacterium zg-84 encodes:
- the fabZ gene encoding 3-hydroxyacyl-ACP dehydratase FabZ codes for MTVLTAQEVMDIIPNRFPIFFIDRVDELIPGERVVCTKNVTINEQVFQGHFPGEPVLPGVFIVEALAQAGSIPLLQKEEFKGQTAYLGGLNKVKFRQKVVPGDVLRLQVDIVKLKSYAGIGFGQAFVGDKKVCEAEMTFIIGR; via the coding sequence ATGACAGTCTTAACAGCACAAGAAGTAATGGATATTATTCCAAATCGTTTTCCTATTTTTTTCATTGATCGTGTTGATGAACTTATTCCAGGAGAACGTGTTGTTTGTACAAAAAATGTAACAATAAATGAACAAGTTTTTCAAGGGCATTTTCCAGGAGAACCTGTTTTACCGGGTGTCTTCATTGTAGAAGCATTGGCACAAGCTGGGTCAATTCCGCTATTACAAAAAGAGGAATTTAAAGGACAAACAGCTTATTTAGGTGGGTTAAATAAAGTCAAATTTAGACAAAAAGTTGTACCAGGTGACGTGTTGCGTCTACAAGTAGATATTGTTAAATTAAAATCTTACGCAGGTATTGGCTTTGGACAAGCCTTTGTTGGCGATAAAAAAGTATGTGAAGCAGAAATGACATTTATTATTGGACGGTAA
- the accB gene encoding acetyl-CoA carboxylase biotin carboxyl carrier protein, translating into MMSFEKIKELIQLVNQSEMMYVDIKTDDMHITLSKREQADLVHAPLSHSQTQTDSKQEISVVTNDETIPTQAISQGNIIESPLVGVAYLSPAPDLSPFKQVGDTVAVGDVLCIVEAMKIMNEIKSDVAGVVTEIMVDNQQIVEFGQPLFRIL; encoded by the coding sequence ATGATGAGTTTTGAAAAGATAAAAGAGTTAATTCAATTAGTGAATCAATCAGAGATGATGTATGTTGACATCAAAACAGACGATATGCACATCACTTTATCTAAAAGAGAGCAAGCAGATTTAGTACATGCACCATTGTCACATAGTCAAACACAAACTGATAGCAAACAAGAAATATCTGTGGTGACAAATGATGAAACGATACCAACACAAGCTATTTCTCAAGGAAATATTATTGAAAGTCCATTAGTCGGTGTTGCTTATTTATCTCCAGCACCAGATTTATCCCCTTTTAAACAAGTTGGTGATACAGTTGCTGTTGGTGATGTATTGTGTATCGTTGAAGCAATGAAAATTATGAATGAAATTAAAAGTGACGTTGCAGGTGTTGTCACAGAGATAATGGTAGATAATCAACAAATTGTTGAATTTGGGCAACCTCTATTTAGAATTTTATAA
- the fabF gene encoding beta-ketoacyl-ACP synthase II, with amino-acid sequence MNRVVVTGLGAITPLGNDVETYWGNLKEGKHGIAPITKFDASQTGVTLAAEVKAFDPSLTMDRKEYKRMALFSQYAIAATAEALSSAGLSDLSQQTNVDRVGVMISSGIGGLDDMEAGIIKMHEKGAKRVPPLFVPLTIGNMASGNVAIKYGAKGICLDIVTACASSTNAIGEAYRHIKHGYSDIIIAGGSEGTICEIGIAGFAALTALSTSENPDRASIPFDKERNGFIMGEGAGILILESLEHAQKRGATIYAEVVGYGSNADAYHMTAPTPDGSGAGKAMLLAIEEAGIQPCDIDYVNAHGTSTPTNDSAETTAIKYAFKEHAYKLAISSTKSMTGHLLGGAGAVEAIACVKALQEGILPPTANYQEADALCDLDYIPNKARACDAHYAISNSLGFGGHNAVLCFKKWEIK; translated from the coding sequence ATTTAAAAGAGGGAAAACATGGGATTGCACCTATTACAAAATTTGATGCGAGTCAAACAGGTGTTACATTAGCTGCAGAAGTGAAAGCATTTGATCCTAGTTTAACAATGGATAGAAAAGAATATAAACGTATGGCTCTTTTTTCTCAATATGCGATTGCGGCAACTGCAGAAGCATTATCTAGTGCAGGTTTAAGCGATTTATCACAACAAACGAATGTTGATAGAGTAGGTGTTATGATTAGTTCTGGTATTGGTGGATTAGATGACATGGAAGCAGGCATTATTAAAATGCATGAAAAAGGTGCTAAACGTGTTCCACCATTATTCGTTCCACTAACAATTGGCAATATGGCTTCAGGAAATGTTGCTATAAAATATGGTGCTAAAGGAATCTGCTTAGATATTGTTACAGCATGTGCATCTTCAACAAATGCTATTGGTGAAGCATACCGTCATATTAAACATGGATATTCGGATATTATCATTGCTGGTGGTAGTGAAGGAACAATTTGTGAAATTGGGATTGCAGGTTTTGCGGCTTTAACAGCTTTATCAACAAGTGAAAATCCAGATAGAGCATCTATACCTTTTGATAAAGAAAGAAACGGTTTCATTATGGGAGAAGGAGCCGGCATTTTAATATTAGAAAGTTTAGAGCATGCTCAAAAACGTGGCGCAACTATCTATGCTGAAGTGGTTGGATATGGTAGCAATGCAGATGCTTATCACATGACGGCGCCAACACCTGACGGTAGTGGTGCTGGAAAAGCAATGTTATTAGCAATAGAAGAAGCCGGTATTCAACCTTGTGATATCGACTATGTAAATGCGCATGGAACAAGTACACCGACAAATGATAGTGCTGAAACCACGGCTATTAAATATGCTTTTAAAGAGCATGCCTATAAATTGGCGATTTCAAGTACAAAAAGTATGACAGGACATTTACTAGGGGGAGCTGGTGCTGTGGAAGCCATCGCATGTGTCAAAGCATTGCAAGAAGGTATATTGCCACCAACAGCTAATTATCAAGAAGCAGATGCATTATGCGATTTAGACTATATTCCAAATAAGGCACGTGCATGTGATGCACACTATGCTATCAGTAACTCATTAGGTTTTGGTGGACATAATGCCGTATTGTGTTTTAAAAAGTGGGAGATAAAATAA